In Ipomoea triloba cultivar NCNSP0323 chromosome 7, ASM357664v1, a single genomic region encodes these proteins:
- the LOC116025658 gene encoding uncharacterized protein LOC116025658 isoform X2: MDADYWMAAQAQRGGAVLAAPDANGAAETEDWRTQLQTDSRERIVNKIMETLKRHLPHSGEEGLQELRKIAMKFEEKIYIAATSPMLSMERGDWRTQLQPESRQRIVNKIMETLKRHLPFSGPEGLQEIKKIAVRFEEKIYSAASSQSDYLRKISLKMLSMETKSQNPIANSLQPDNASSSQDPQG; encoded by the exons ATGGATGCGGATTATTGGATGGCAGCCCAGGCACAGCGCGGCGGTGCCGTCCTAGCCGCGCCGGATGCCAACGGAGCTGCGGAGACAGAGGATTGGCGAACTCAGCTTCAAACTGATTCCCGTGAAAGGATCGTGAACAAGAT AATGGAGACTTTAAAGAGGCATCTTCCACACTCTGGAGAAGAAGGGCTTCAGGAACTTAGGAAAATTGCAATGAAGTTTGAGGAAAAGATTTACATTGCTGCTACAAGTCCG ATGTTGTCTATGGAGCGTGGAGATTGGCGGACTCAGCTTCAACCTGAATCTCGACAAAGGATCGTCAACAAGAT AATGGAAACTTTAAAGAGGCATCTTCCCTTCTCAGGACCAGAAGGGCTTcaagagattaaaaaaattgcaGTGAGGTTTGAGGAAAAGATTTATTCTGCTGCTTCAAGTCAG TCTGATTATCTGCGCAAAATATCTTTGAAGATGTTGTCTATGGagacaaaatcacaaaatccCATTGCCAATTCTTTGCAACCTGACAATGCAAGTAGTAGTCAGGATCCTCAAGGCTAA
- the LOC116025658 gene encoding uncharacterized protein LOC116025658 isoform X1 → MDADYWMAAQAQRGGAVLAAPDANGAAETEDWRTQLQTDSRERIVNKIMETLKRHLPHSGEEGLQELRKIAMKFEEKIYIAATSPSDYLMKISLKMLSMERGDWRTQLQPESRQRIVNKIMETLKRHLPFSGPEGLQEIKKIAVRFEEKIYSAASSQSDYLRKISLKMLSMETKSQNPIANSLQPDNASSSQDPQG, encoded by the exons ATGGATGCGGATTATTGGATGGCAGCCCAGGCACAGCGCGGCGGTGCCGTCCTAGCCGCGCCGGATGCCAACGGAGCTGCGGAGACAGAGGATTGGCGAACTCAGCTTCAAACTGATTCCCGTGAAAGGATCGTGAACAAGAT AATGGAGACTTTAAAGAGGCATCTTCCACACTCTGGAGAAGAAGGGCTTCAGGAACTTAGGAAAATTGCAATGAAGTTTGAGGAAAAGATTTACATTGCTGCTACAAGTCCG TCAGATTATCTAATGAAGATATCTTTAAAGATGTTGTCTATGGAGCGTGGAGATTGGCGGACTCAGCTTCAACCTGAATCTCGACAAAGGATCGTCAACAAGAT AATGGAAACTTTAAAGAGGCATCTTCCCTTCTCAGGACCAGAAGGGCTTcaagagattaaaaaaattgcaGTGAGGTTTGAGGAAAAGATTTATTCTGCTGCTTCAAGTCAG TCTGATTATCTGCGCAAAATATCTTTGAAGATGTTGTCTATGGagacaaaatcacaaaatccCATTGCCAATTCTTTGCAACCTGACAATGCAAGTAGTAGTCAGGATCCTCAAGGCTAA